In Verrucomicrobiota bacterium, the genomic window GTCTGGCGCGCTCTCGGGTAGTAAATGCGTGACGGTGCTCGCCGGCTCTGCTACGATGTCCGCCAGTCGGGATCTCTTGTGACACGGAAACCCCAGGCCATTCGAGCAATAAGGAGAAGACCATGGCCATTGTCAATACGGTGCGGATGTTCGAGGTCGCGCAGCGCGAGGCATTCGCCATCGGCGCGTTCAACGTCAACAACATGGAGTTGCTCCAGGGCATCATTTGGGCGGCCAAGGAGCAGCAGGCGCCGATCATCCTGCAGATCTCACGCGGTGCGCGCGAGTATGCCAACATGAAGTACCTGCGCGCGCTCATCGACGTGGCCGTCGAGGAAGCGCCCGAGGTGCCTATCGCCATCCACCTCGACCACGGCGACCTTAAGACCTGCATGACGTGCATCGATGAGGGCTACACGTCGGTCATGTACGACGGGTCGAAGCTGCCGCTTGCCGAGAACATCGCCACGACGAAGCAGGTCTGCGACTACGCGCACAGCAAGAAGCCGTACATCAGCGTCGAAGCGGAGCTCGGGATGCTCGGCGGGATCGAGGAGGACGTGGTCGGCGTGGCCGAAGAGGACGTCATGAAGTTCCTCACCGATCCGAACGAGGCCGAGCAATTCGTGCGCGAGACGAAGTGCGACTCGCTCGCCGTGGCGATCGGCACGAGCCATGGGGCGTACAAGTTCAAGCACACGCCGAAGCTCGCGTTCGACCGCATTGACGAGATCGCGGCCAAGATCCCGGGCACGCCGCTCGTGATGCACGGCTCGTCGTCGGTGCCGGCCGAGTTCGTCGCCGCGATCAACAAGTACGCCGTGCTCGACCAGACCAACGCGGAGTTGTGCAGGACGGCCGGCGAGACGAACTGGGAGCAGATGCCCAAGACGATGGGTGTGCCCGAGGAGGCGATCGCTCGCGCGGCCAAGATGGCCGTGTGCAAGGTCAATATCGATACCGACCTGCGGTTGGCGCTCACGGCATCGATCCTCAAGGCCTGGGGCGAGTCGAACGACGCGCTGTGGAAGTGGACCGAGGCGGGCAGCAAAGGCAAACGCCCTGAGTTTCCGTTCGACCCCAGGAAGTACCTCGGCCCCGGCCGCGAGGCCGTGAAGGCGATCGTCGCCCGCAAGATGCAGGCCCTCGGTTGCGCGGGCAAGGCCAAGGCGGTGATGGGATAGAGAAAGGAATCTAGACAGGATCAGGAGGAGTCCTGTCAATCCTGTTGGTCCTGTCCAATGTCGTCTCCTGTTTGATCGGAAAGGCATCCTGTGGAACACGGGGACGTGACAGAGCAGATCATCGGTTGCGCGTATCGTGTGCACAACACCATGGGCTTCGGTTTCCTTGAGTCGGTGTACGAGAACTGCATGCTCGTCGAACTGCGCAAGACGGATCTTGAGGTCGAGCAGCAAGCGCCGATCAGGGTCAAGTACGACGACACGGTCGTCGGCGACTTCATGGCCGACCTTGTAGTAGAGGACTGCGTTGTCGTCGAGCTCAAGTCGGTGCGCCAGTTGGTGAAAGCGCATGAGGCGCAGCTCGTCAACTACCTCGTCGCAACGGGCAAGCCGGTGGGCTTGTTGATCAACTTCGGCGAGCGGGGAGTCGAAGTCCGCCGCAAGGTACGCGAGTTGCCCGAGGCGCACCGGAGGAAACCCGCGGAAGAGAAGAAGAATTCGTAGACAGGATCGACAGGATTCACTGGATCGGGAGGAATCCTGACAATCCTGTAGATCCTGTTGATCCTGTCTGAATGTCCCCCCATTTCGTCCAGCGCGACGGCAAGCTCCGACCAGTTGAGCGTTTCGGCTTTAAACCAGAACTTGAAGCAGGCGAACGCAGCGGGCGGCAATACTGACGATCTCACGATCAGCTAAAGGTGCGCGAGTTGCCCGAGGCGCACCGGAAGAAACCCGCGGAAGAGAAGAAGAATTCGTAGACAGGATCGACAGGATGCACTGGATCGGGAGGAATCCTGACAATCCTGTCAATCCTGTTGATCCTGTCTGAATGTCCCCCATCTCGTCCAGCGCGACGGCAAGCTCCGACCAGTTGAGCGCTTCGGCTTCAAACCAGAACTTGAAGCAGGCGAACGCAGCGGGCAGCAACACTGACGATCTCACGATCAGCTACGCGATCCACTTCCGCCGGATGTTGCGCAAGCTCATGCCGAAGAGCACCACGCAGAACGCCCCCAGGAGGCCGAAGTTCAGCAGCAGTGCCATCCGCCCCGCCTGGCGAATCGAGCCATGCAGCACGTCGGCCCCGTAAGTCAGCGGCAGCACATACGACAGCGGCCGCAGCCAGACCGGCAGTTGCTCGATGGGGAAGAACAGGCCACACAGGAACAGCATCGGAAAGCGGAAGAAGTTCGAAAAGGTCTGGGCTTCGAAAACCTCGCTGACCGAGACGGCAATGAACAGGCCCAGGAACGTCGAGCTGATCGCGATGAGTATGATGGCGGGAACGAGCGCCGCCCAGTTCACGCCAGAGAGGTCGGTCAGGAACGCCGCCATGATGACCGGTACGAACGCGTTGGCCACGCCGAAGAGGATCGCGCCGGCGGTCTTGGCCAGCATCAGCAGCTCCAGGGAGATGGGCGCCAGAAGCAGCCGTTCGAGCGAGCGGCCCTTTTTCTCGAACGTCACGGTAACAGACAGCAGGCTCGTCGTGCCGAAGAGCACCGACACGGCCATCACGCCCGGCAGCATCGCCGGGATGCTGTCCAGGCCCGCGCCGGAGCGGATAAAGAACATGCCCGTCCACGCTAGAGGAAAAATCAAGCCCCAACTGATGTTCGGCGGCTTGAGGTAGTAGGCTTGCATGTCCTTGGCCAGGATGTTCCAGAATGCGATCCACGCCTTCATGCGCGGCCTCCCATCTGCGTCTTCTCCTGCTTCATCACACGCGGCACTCCAACGACCTCCGCAGCCGGAACACGGCGCGCGGCGGAATCGCCGTCCGGTGCAACGCCCTGTTCGGCGTTGGCTTCTCCCGGTGAGCCGAGACCGTTGCGACGAGGCTGACTGCGCCGCAGGATCACGACGCTCTTCTCATCTTGCCAAAGAAGGTCCAACCCGAATCGACTGCACAGGAACATGAAGGTCTTCTGATGGTAGAACGATGTATGCGTCTCGTCGTTGGTGTAATGCCACGTAGCGAACTGCTCGAGTGTTGCCCAGCGCTCGGTCATGATCGCCAACAGCCCGCCAGGCTTCAGCAGGCTGCAGAGCCGCTGGATGTCTTCGCTCGGACGATGAAAGTGCTCGAAGCACTCGGTCGAGAAGATGAAATCGTACGGCGGTTTCGGGGGAGAGTCTGCGAAGAAGGGATCGTAGTCCTCACACGCGATTCCCTGCTGCTTCACAAGCTGCGAGAGCGTCGGACCCGGGCCGCACCCATAGTCCAAGCCTCGCATCGTGCTGTCCAGGTAGGGAAGCATCGGATGCAGGACGCGGTTCAAGAACCTGACATAGCCCTCGTTGTCGACGCTGTTCTGGTGCGTTGCGTAGCGTGCCTTCTCTTTCTCGAGGGATACATGATGGCGCGCGTCCACGAAGATCAGTGCGCAGTTGTGGCAGAGATGATACCGGCGGTCATCCGCACCATGAACGCCTTCCGTGTGGCCGGAGGCCAAGCACAATGGACACGTGATGAGCATGTTCCTGTCCCTACCCTGCCATTCGAGGACCGGCCGCAGGGCCTGTCGCGTCTGGGCATAACCGGTTGAGGGTATCCGTGCAACTCTTCGTCACCGAGGATATGGAGAAGCTCAGCCCCAAGGCGATGCTTGGCGGTCTCGGAGGGTACGGCCACATGTTGCTGGGATATACGCTCAAAGACGCGACCCGGGCCTTCGTGCGCCGCCTCCCATCTTTGCCTTCTTCATGTCCTGGGCATTACACGAAACCAGAGCCTGGAACCGGCATGATTGCGAGACTCACTCTAGCCGCTTACGTCGCTTCGCAGACACTTGCTTTGCCAGTTGCCGCATATCCTCAACAACATCGGCCTCGTCGACAATCTCCATACCCAGGAGCGTTTCAATTACGTCTTCAAGTGTGACGATGCCCACGCCGCCGCCATACTCGTCGACTGCCAGAAACAGGTGCTCACGCCGGTGAACGAACTCCTTCAGGATGGCTGGCAATGTGGCCAGTTCCGGTACGGCGTGCAGGGGACGTGCC contains:
- a CDS encoding class II fructose-bisphosphate aldolase, encoding MAIVNTVRMFEVAQREAFAIGAFNVNNMELLQGIIWAAKEQQAPIILQISRGAREYANMKYLRALIDVAVEEAPEVPIAIHLDHGDLKTCMTCIDEGYTSVMYDGSKLPLAENIATTKQVCDYAHSKKPYISVEAELGMLGGIEEDVVGVAEEDVMKFLTDPNEAEQFVRETKCDSLAVAIGTSHGAYKFKHTPKLAFDRIDEIAAKIPGTPLVMHGSSSVPAEFVAAINKYAVLDQTNAELCRTAGETNWEQMPKTMGVPEEAIARAAKMAVCKVNIDTDLRLALTASILKAWGESNDALWKWTEAGSKGKRPEFPFDPRKYLGPGREAVKAIVARKMQALGCAGKAKAVMG
- a CDS encoding class I SAM-dependent methyltransferase, whose translation is MLITCPLCLASGHTEGVHGADDRRYHLCHNCALIFVDARHHVSLEKEKARYATHQNSVDNEGYVRFLNRVLHPMLPYLDSTMRGLDYGCGPGPTLSQLVKQQGIACEDYDPFFADSPPKPPYDFIFSTECFEHFHRPSEDIQRLCSLLKPGGLLAIMTERWATLEQFATWHYTNDETHTSFYHQKTFMFLCSRFGLDLLWQDEKSVVILRRSQPRRNGLGSPGEANAEQGVAPDGDSAARRVPAAEVVGVPRVMKQEKTQMGGRA
- a CDS encoding ABC transporter permease — protein: MKAWIAFWNILAKDMQAYYLKPPNISWGLIFPLAWTGMFFIRSGAGLDSIPAMLPGVMAVSVLFGTTSLLSVTVTFEKKGRSLERLLLAPISLELLMLAKTAGAILFGVANAFVPVIMAAFLTDLSGVNWAALVPAIILIAISSTFLGLFIAVSVSEVFEAQTFSNFFRFPMLFLCGLFFPIEQLPVWLRPLSYVLPLTYGADVLHGSIRQAGRMALLLNFGLLGAFCVVLFGMSLRNIRRKWIA
- a CDS encoding GxxExxY protein, coding for MEHGDVTEQIIGCAYRVHNTMGFGFLESVYENCMLVELRKTDLEVEQQAPIRVKYDDTVVGDFMADLVVEDCVVVELKSVRQLVKAHEAQLVNYLVATGKPVGLLINFGERGVEVRRKVRELPEAHRRKPAEEKKNS